A stretch of DNA from Thermodesulfobacteriota bacterium:
CCCTCCGGGCGTGCGGGTTCGACTCCCGCCTTCGGCACCATTTTTCTAATCCCTTCCCTGACACCTCCTGTTGTAAATCCGAACAACATTTGTATTTCGAATATGGATGAAAATTTAGTCTGGCGGAAACCGGAACACAAATAAAAAAGGGGCTATTCCACCCAAGCCGTAATTATGTACGCTGGAAGAAGCCATTTAACCCCGCGCCGGCAAGGCAAACTGATAGAGCATTTTGTTGCGGGAGCGACGGTCCGCACGGCCCGGGAATGTATTGCTGTGCTGCTTGCAATATTAAGGAATTCTTGGTGGGTTGCCGGTGGAAATGGATTCCCTACCCGGCTTCGCCCTATGGGCCTCGCCGCGGCATCTACAAGCATTAGGGAATGACAGAAGAGTGGGGATTCCTCGCACGCTCGGAATCGTTGGGGAATGACAGACTATGGAGTGCGAATGAGGCTTCGATGGAGGCAGCCGCCAACAGCTTTTAAGCGGCATAAATACTGGCCAGACACTAACCCTTAAATGGAATAGCCCCAATAAAAAAGGGTGACGCGGGGTCACCCTTTTTACATTTTTAATGTGGTGTACTTATAATACCTTGTTGTTGCTAAGCACGTGATACTTAGACCTGCCCGGGCAACTACTTACCAGAACTTGCCGTATAGCTTCTCGGCGTTGTTCCAGAAGATGTCGTTCTTGAGCTGCTCTGAAATCTCGGCGCCTTCAATCTTCCAGTACTCGGAGGCGAAGTCGCTCCAGGGTATATCCGAGCCGAAGAGGAAGCGGTCGCCGCCGATGCCCCTTTCTTCTATCTCTTTTAAGAGCCACGACGAGCCGAAGCCGACTGCCCAGGACGAGTCGGTGTAGACCTTGTAGCCTTCCTGGACGAGGTCGAAGAAGCGCGGGACGAATTTTATGTGGCCGCTGACGCCGCCGCCCATGTGGACGACGTGGATCTTCACCTTCTTCCCGTATTCCTTTATGAGTGCGAGGGCGTTGTCTATGTCGGAGCCGCCGCCGGGGCTCGTGTGGATATGGAGCGGCATGTCGTTATCCGCCGCCGCGTCGAGGATCATCTTCCAGAGCTCGGCAGCCTCGGGCTCCCACTGCCCGGGATCGAACGTCCCGCCGAGGAGGCACGTCGTCTTGAGGCCGACGAGACCCTTTTCGCCGATGTGCTTGAGGGCTTCGGTCGTGCGCTCCTTATCTTTAGGAAGCGCCGACACCCATATGAGCCCGAGGAGCCTGTCCGTCGACTGGACGCTTTCGCCGACGAGCGGGTTCAGCGAGAACGGCTGGGCCGAATCGGGGTAGCCGTAGTTCGCCATGACGAGCGCACGATCGACGCCGTGGCCGTCCATGCCCTTCAGGTATGCATCCGTCGTGTCGTAGTCGGTGGTGGGTTTTACAGCCTGGGGCAGCCCGTAGTACGCGAATCCCGGCACAGGGCCTATATGCGAATGATTGTCGAAAACCTTTTTTCTCTTTACTACGCTCATGATATTGCCTCCTTGGACGCGTTTCGTTATTGAAGTGATTTTGTCAATGTGGCGTATCCATGCTTTCCCCGACGCGTTTACGCATGCGTTTTTCGACCGAAGTGGCCGACTCGCCCTTTTCGAGGCGGCCTTTTACCTCCTTGAAATCGTCCCCGTAGTCGGCCGATGATTTCCGCGCCGCGTCGTCCATCGTGCGGGCGAGGCCCCGGGGGTCTTCTTCTTTGTGTGTGGCCCCGCCGGATGACGCGGCCGGGGCAACCGGCTTTTTCTCTTTAAGGACCGCCACGCCCGAGATGATTCTCTCGAGCCTCTTCGAGCCGCATTCGGGGCAGACGGCTTCTTCGTTCCGGGAGTCGGCGAAACTCGGGAAAAATATGCTTACTTCTTTTTCACAATCGTGGCACTCGTATTCATAGACAGGCATAGGATTTCCTAAAGTTTATATTTTATATATTCTAGGAAATTCACGCTTTATAGTCAACCGTAATTTTTTGCCGCCGTCTTCGCACTGCGGGGCAGTGTTTACCGAATCTTCCGGGGTTATTGCCTTTTTCTCTTCGTCAATGCAGAAGGGCGTTTTTCGGGCCGTTCCGGTATCCAAAAATGCCTTGACTTAATTTACTAAAGTTGATAAGGTATCAAGTATAGTAGACGGTCCCGAGTGATAGTCTTTTGGAAAGGTTTATTTTCAAAATTGCCGGGGATGAGAAGGAGCTTGAGGATTACTTTCGTCTGCGACGCGACGTCTTCGTATCGGAACAGGGCATTTTCGGCGAAACGGACGTGGACGAATTCGACACCGATCCGTTCCATAAAGTCATTCATATAGTCTCGGTGAAGCTCCCCGGGGGCGAGGTGGTAGGAGCGGTCAGGTGTTACAGGATAGAGGGTGATACGTGGGTGGGGGGACGGCTGAGCGCCGCTCCCGGGTACAGGAACGGACGCGTCGGCATGGGGCTCGTGAAGTTCGCCGTGCAGACGATGAAGTCTACGGACGAGTGCAGAAGGTTCCTTGCCTACGTACAGCCGCAGAATGTGAGATTTTTCCAAAGACTGGGATGGACTCCGATTGGCGACCCCGAGGAATATCACGGTATTCCTCACCAACTCATGGAGGCGGACCTCGCCTCCGGCTGAAAGGGAGATTATGCAGGAGCTCATTCAAAGCATACGGTCTTCGTCGAGGCTGTTTCAGAAGCGGGCGATAGGCGACGTCTGGACCCACCTGCCTTCCTCTTCCGTAGTCGGCGGCAGCGAGGTTCTCCTCGGAGACGACGCGGCGGCGATAAAGACCGAAGACGGCTACCTCCTTCTCGCGGGCGAGGGCGTCTACCCGCCTCTCGTGGCGGAGAATCCCTACCTCGCGGGCCGCACGTCGGTCCTTACGAACGTAAGCGACATATACGCAATGGGCGGAAGGCCCGTGGCCGTCGTGGACGTCGTCTTCTCGAACTCCACGGAAAACGCTTCCGAAATACTGCGCGGAATAAGTGACAACGCGGAGCGTTACGGCGTTCCCGTCGTCGGCGGGCACATAACGACGGACGCCGAGCACCCTTCGCTTGCCGTATTCATACTGGGAAAGGCGAGGAATCTCCTCACGAGCTTCGGCGCTCGCGAGGGCGACGACCTCGTCTTTATATACAATCGGAACGGGAAATTCGTGTCGGGTTTTAACTTCTGGGATTCCTCCAGCGCGCTCGAGGGCAGGGAGGCCGTAAGGCACCTGGAGGAGATTTCGTCGCTCGCCGACGACGGCGCGGCGGACACGGCAAAGGACGTAAGCATGGCCGGGCTCATAGGCTCTGTGCTCATGCTTCTCGAAAGCTCGGGCAAGGGGGCCGACATCAACGTCGAAGCCATACCGAGGCCCTTCGAGGCGCCTCTCGGCGAATGGCTCCTGGCGTTCCCGAGCTACGGGTTCGTCCTGTCGTTAAGGCCCGGTAAAACCGGCGAGGTCGCGGAGAGGTTCCGGGCGCTGGGGCTCACGTGCGAGGCGATAGGCACCGTGACAAGCGGCGGCAAGGTTTATTTCGTGGACGGGGAATCCCGGAAGTGGCTCCTCTGGGATTTCGAGAACGAAGCCCTGACCGGGATCTAATTGAGCCATACGCTTTATATCTTTAAGGGTGAGGAATGAACAAGGAAAAAAATCAGATTGACCACATAGTTTCAAAACTCGGGGAGAGAATAAAAAAGCTTAGAGTCGAAAAGAACTTGTCGTTAAAAGATCTTTCGGAGAGGTCGGGCATCTCCGCCGCCGCTATACACAAGATAGAGTCGAACGGCATCATACCGACCATAACGACGATGATGAAGATATCGGACGCCCTCGGAAAGAAGGTGAGCCACTTCATCGAGGAAGTGGAGGAGGAGAAGGACGTCGTCCTCGTTCCCGCCGGGGAGAGGGAGCCCATCCTGACGTTTAAGAAGGGGCTCGACCTGAAGGCGATATCGGCGCAGAAATACGGCGATTTCATCATGACGGCGGCGTATGCGACGGTAGACGTCGGGGCGACGAGCGGCAGAACGCCGATGAAGCACGCGGGCGAGGAGCTCGTTTACTGCCTCGGCGGGACTGTCGAGTTCAGGGTGCTCGACAAGGTGTACGTCCTTAAGCAGGGCGACAGCCTTCACTTCAGGACGCACCTGAACCACAAGTGGAAGAACGTGGGCAAAAGGCAGGCGAAGCTGCTGTGGATACTGGCCGTGCCCCCATCATAAGAATTAGTCGTAAGAAGAACGGGATAGAAAAAGACAGCGATGGAAACGAAACCGAAAAGATACATTGCCGAGCTGATAAACGAGGCGAACGCCCTGGCCGTGGAGAAGATCCTGTCCGTCGAGCCTGTCGTCGTTGACGTGGCCACGGCGCTCGACGCGGTGCCCGGCATGACGCCGGACACCATACTCCACGCAGGGCCGCCGATAGAGTGGGGCGCGATGTGCGACGCCATGCAGAGGGCTGTGAGGGGTGCCGCCGTTTTCGAGGGGCTCGCGCCCGACATGAAGGCCGTGGACAAGCTCGTCAGGTCGAAGAAGATAAAGCTTTCCTCGAACCATACGCACGGCTCGGTCGGGCCGATGACGGGGAT
This window harbors:
- a CDS encoding XRE family transcriptional regulator, producing the protein MNKEKNQIDHIVSKLGERIKKLRVEKNLSLKDLSERSGISAAAIHKIESNGIIPTITTMMKISDALGKKVSHFIEEVEEEKDVVLVPAGEREPILTFKKGLDLKAISAQKYGDFIMTAAYATVDVGATSGRTPMKHAGEELVYCLGGTVEFRVLDKVYVLKQGDSLHFRTHLNHKWKNVGKRQAKLLWILAVPPS
- a CDS encoding sll0787 family AIR synthase-like protein; protein product: MQELIQSIRSSSRLFQKRAIGDVWTHLPSSSVVGGSEVLLGDDAAAIKTEDGYLLLAGEGVYPPLVAENPYLAGRTSVLTNVSDIYAMGGRPVAVVDVVFSNSTENASEILRGISDNAERYGVPVVGGHITTDAEHPSLAVFILGKARNLLTSFGAREGDDLVFIYNRNGKFVSGFNFWDSSSALEGREAVRHLEEISSLADDGAADTAKDVSMAGLIGSVLMLLESSGKGADINVEAIPRPFEAPLGEWLLAFPSYGFVLSLRPGKTGEVAERFRALGLTCEAIGTVTSGGKVYFVDGESRKWLLWDFENEALTGI
- a CDS encoding amidohydrolase family protein, whose amino-acid sequence is MSVVKRKKVFDNHSHIGPVPGFAYYGLPQAVKPTTDYDTTDAYLKGMDGHGVDRALVMANYGYPDSAQPFSLNPLVGESVQSTDRLLGLIWVSALPKDKERTTEALKHIGEKGLVGLKTTCLLGGTFDPGQWEPEAAELWKMILDAAADNDMPLHIHTSPGGGSDIDNALALIKEYGKKVKIHVVHMGGGVSGHIKFVPRFFDLVQEGYKVYTDSSWAVGFGSSWLLKEIEERGIGGDRFLFGSDIPWSDFASEYWKIEGAEISEQLKNDIFWNNAEKLYGKFW
- a CDS encoding zinc ribbon domain-containing protein; this encodes MPVYEYECHDCEKEVSIFFPSFADSRNEEAVCPECGSKRLERIISGVAVLKEKKPVAPAASSGGATHKEEDPRGLARTMDDAARKSSADYGDDFKEVKGRLEKGESATSVEKRMRKRVGESMDTPH
- a CDS encoding GNAT family N-acetyltransferase, which encodes MERFIFKIAGDEKELEDYFRLRRDVFVSEQGIFGETDVDEFDTDPFHKVIHIVSVKLPGGEVVGAVRCYRIEGDTWVGGRLSAAPGYRNGRVGMGLVKFAVQTMKSTDECRRFLAYVQPQNVRFFQRLGWTPIGDPEEYHGIPHQLMEADLASG